The region CAGCTGTGGGCACAGGGTGCGTCAGTGCCTCCCCTCCTGGTGCCCCTCTGAACAcaccccttcctccaggaggGTCCCCCCAAGTGCTGGGAAAGCCACAGGGCCCTGCAGAGATGGAGTGGCAGATGGATCACCTCTTCCCTGGGGCAGGGTTCGGGGACTACATAGGATCCCAGGGGGTGAGAGCTGCCTGCGAGAGTCAGACAGCTGAGCATTCCGGCTGTGGCCTTGGGCCAGCCGCCGCACTTCTCTGAACATCAGTGTCAACTGTTTGATCCCAGTAATGAACTTGACAAGTtgttgaagatgaaatgagagagCACTTAGGGAGCACGTGATGCCTGCCTAGCTCGCAGTAAAGACTGCTGTCTGGTCACAAGGCCCCGAGCCCCTGAGACCACAGGCTGGACCCCAGCTGCTGGCTGGCTGTGGGCAACGACACGGAAGACTCACCGACACGACAGTGAAGGCTGTGTTGACGATGCCGGAGCCGATGGTGGCGTACACAGGCTGCTGCACCCCCGCCTTCTCGAAGATGCTTGTGGAGTAATAGAAAACCTACCGGACACAGAGGCAGTCGGGGCTCAGCGGGGTGCTATGGCTCTTCCCCCGCCTCTGTCCCAGTGGGGGCAGGACACACGGTCAGTAAAGCATGAAGAGGACACTGCCCCAGGGCCCTTCTGAGTTTGGGCTCTAAAGGAGAGCTGCTCCTCTGGCAGGGGTCCGTCTGCTCTTTCAGGTGTGGGATCTGTCCACAGCACGCCTCGGGCTCCAGGGATTGGCGGGGGGGCACAGGAGAGGGTGGGTACGGGGCACTCACAGCGTTGATGCCGGACAGCTGCTGGGACAGCTGCAGCACCACGGCAATGAGGATGGGCTGGCGGTAGGCGGCCGAGCGGAACAGCTCCAGGATGGTGACCTTCTTCTCTCGCATCATCTGCCGGCTctcctccttcatctcctgcaggTCGCGGGTCACGTCAGCGGTCCCAcgcagcttcttcagcactgaggGGGCCGGAGGGAAGGCGGGGGCGGCTCAGCGCGGGGAGgaggccggggccgggggcggggaggggcagggcccgCCGTACCGCTCTTGGCCCGGTTCTCCTCGTTGCGGTTAATGAGCAGGAAGCGGGGGCTCTCGGGGCAGAAGGGCAGCAGGATGCACTGCAACAGGGCCGGGATGAAGATGACGCTCAGCAGCAGGGGCCACAGTTCCTGGTTGCCCATGATGGAGTCCAGGCCGAACACCTGGGGGAGGCAGGGCCGGAGCAGCGGCTGTGAGGCATCGGCTCAGGGTTCGCTCCTGCTCCGCTCGCCCCAGGGGCCTTTCCCTGCTTTAGAGAGAGGGCTCTAGTTCTGAGTCTAGCTGTGCAACTAATGTGaggcttaacctctctgaggggattccctcatagctcagttggtaaagaatccgcctgcaatgcaggagaccccggtttgattcctgggtcgggaagatctgctggagaagagataggctacccactccagtattcttgggcttcccttggtggttcagctggtaaagaatctgcctgcaatgcaggagacctgggtttgatccctgggttgggaagatccccaggagaagggaaaggctacccactctagtattttggcctggagaattccatggactgcatagaccatggggtcgcaaggagtcggacccaaatgactgactttcacttaacATCTCTggaccttggtttcctcatctgtgacaaGGGGGAAGCAGGACCTGCTTAACAgcattgggggtgggagggggtgggggtgggggtgggatggggtggggggggcctggtgggatAAGATAGCAGGATGGCAAATGTGtctggcagggggcagggggactGCTACTCTGCCACAAGATGATTTGGGGATGGAGAAGGGAGAGCCCTGAGAGAGGGGAGTGCGTACATATATACAGGGATCAGGGCCCGGCGGTGTGAGAGAGATGGCATGTTGAGAAACCAGTAGGCTGCCCTGTGCTTGGGTCCCCAGGGTGAGAAGAAAGGATGCAAGGCTGCCTGGGCGGGGATGAGAAGGGCCAAGGCAACTGGACTTGCTCTCCCACCAGGAATGGGGAAGCGGGGAGAGTGATGAACGTGGTGTGTTCTTGGGACCTGTGCCTCGGATGTGTCCacgaggctgtgctctgcagggCTGCGGAAGGCTGGGCAAGGAGTCGAATCTGTACACACACCCAGGGGACGGAGCCATGGGTGGGTGCTTACCTGGGCGATGAGGATGCCGACGACGATGCCTAGCTGGTGCAGGGTGCCCAGGGCCCCCCGAAGCTCCGTGGGGGACACCTCCCCCACATACATGGGCACAAAGCCAGTGGTCAGGCCGCAGTACACACCGATGATGAAGCGACCCAGGATCAGCATCTCAAAGGACTTGCCCAGTTTTGAGAAGCCCATGAGCACAGCGGACACGAAGGCCAGCAGGTTCATCATCAGCATTGAATTTCGCCTGGAGTGGAGGAGGTCACAGGTCAGGCAGGTCCCTGGAAACCCCAGGGGCTGGGTCGTAGATAATTCCCTAGGACAGGCAGGGAGGGCCCCCTCACCCCAACTCCAAGCTGGGACTCCATGGGCAGGGCCAGAACCCCTTCTGCTCACCGGCCGAAACGGTTAACAAAAAGGCCCACGGAGAAGGAACCAATCATGCCTCCCACTGAGAAGATGGCCACGGACAGGGACCAGAGCGTGGTCAGTGTGGCGGGCGGGATGGGCTCCCCATAGCGCTGCATCCACGTCTGGTTGTAGAACTCTTCAATCACCTGCAGGAGAAGCAGCAGACTGGTGGGTGAGGCCAGGACCCAGGCGTCCTCTTCTCTCACACGCCTCCTCAAAGAGGACCATTTTACCCCAGGATGCTGGAAGGGGCCCAGGGCCCCAGCACCAGGCCCAGCCCCTGGTCCCTCCCCTTCTGTGGGCTtcggtccccccacccccacctcctcatGAGAAACAAGGGGCTGGACTCTGCCTGCCGGGGAGAGTGGTGCCAGCTCTCACACCTCCCCCAGGTGCAGGTTCCAGGGCCCTGTAGTTTCTGGTGCTCAACAGGACTTTCTGGGGACTATGGCAGGTGACCAGCACTGGGAGTTCAGGCAGTGCAGAGGGGCTCAGAGACAGCGCTTCTGCCTGCATGCCCCCTTTTCCTTCAAGGTGCCTAAGGCCACTGGCCACTCTGGCTCTCTCCCCAACCCCCCTTCCTGGGGAGGAAATACAGCTGAACAGAGGccctgggaggaagggaagagcaGGCTCACTTTGCACTCAGGGCCTGGTGTGAGCACCTTGCACCCAAATGCTCATGACACCCAGCTGCTGCTTTCTATCCACCAGGCCCAGCCCCTCCCGGCTGGCCTGGGAGATCCCCCCCGAAGGACCCACGGCCTCGTCCTCTCCCAGCTGAGCAGCTGGGAGGTTCAGGGAAAAGCTACAAACAAGGAAGCAGTTCCAGGAACTGGAGACACCTGTCCTAGAGCAGGCCCGCCCGCTGGCCCTGCCGCCACCAAGGGGAGGGCCTGGCCGCTCAGGCCCAGGATATGGCAGGCGGGCAGCACCGGTTCCGCCTGCGCTCACTCACTCTACTCTCAGCTGACGCAGATATGTGCCCAGTGCCTCAAGACAGGCCAGACCCGCCCAGCCACGTGTGGAGCTGGGCAAAGACCCAGTGTACCCAGAAACAACTTCCTGTGTACCGatgccatcacacacacacacacacacacacacacacactcatgctcaCATGATCTGAGTATTCCTGGCTTCAGCAAGTCACAAACCTGCATACCCCTGCGGCCCTCACCACCTGCAGCTCAAACTCAACTCCACACCAGCCCATGCCAGGCGCACCCCTTCCCACCTCAAGTTCGGGTACACTGGGCAGTATGCAGTCTCTCACACAGTACGATTCCCGTCGACACTGCTCTTTGACTGTCCCTAACATTCCCAAGCCCCACGGTCCCAGGAATGCCCACTCAGTGATCTATTTGTCTGTCCAGGGAAGCTGGACTCAACCAAGTTCAGACTCAGCTCTACCCCTCATCTCCAGGGCAAGTGTCTGTACCTCGAATGATGACATTAGCAATACCCACTTCATAGTGCTGTGGGGAATGAATGAAACACACTTGCAGTGCTCTCACCGTGCTTGGGACCACCGCGGAGCCGAGGAGCCCGCCACGTTTCGGTTCTGACTCAAGGGCAGCGCAGGCCACTGACAGGCTGATGGAGCCTGCCCATGGGTCAGACTCACGGCTCCTGGTGGTGGCTCTGCCTTTGGCCTATGCGCTGTTTCCCCACCTTCCGCGGTTACTCCCCCTGAGCGCCTGCCCTGCCTCACCACACGGAAACCTTTTGAAATCCAGCTCAGAGGGTTGCAGGAGTCCGTCCTCCCTGAGGGCGGGGACCCCAGTGGATTCTCCCCAGGGCCTGTCCCAGGGCTCACGCAGGATGAAGGAAGCCATGAAAGGGCTCAGGCTCTCCTGCTAGAAGCCCTTACTTCCACCAGGGGCACAGAAAGCAGATTTcaaccaaacacacacaaagtGCTTGTGTTCTTCAAGGGACAAAGCCAACCCCAGAGGAGGACTGCTGGGCACAGCAACGCTCCATTTATCAGGCTCTGCAGAGAGCAAGCTGTCCTGGATAAGGGAACTGCCCAGATAAGTGACCCTCACCCCTTGGGGGGGCCCATTGTCTGGGTGGAAATCTTTCTCCCTCCTATCCCTTACCCTCTGCTGCCCTGAGGGACGTACAAGCAGGGCTCGAGGGCACTCCTGACCTGCGGCTCTGCAGGGCCAAGGTGAGATGTTTGCTCCAGGGGGCGTTTAATTTTTGCACTCTGTAGTTTACCCCCAACCTCTGTGGTTCAGATGTTTGTCTCACAGAGCTCTCCACACATCTGGCTTAAAATCTGCCAAGCCAGTTAATGAAGCTCATTTGAATTGTGTGTAAAGAATGAATATGTATAGTATTTGAGTACTGAGTGCTTACTACCTAAATGGGTTTAAGGGCATGAGGCTGAGGTCTTTAACCTTCTTGGGGTTTGGCTGGAGATGTTGAGGACCCATGTGTAAGTGAGGTGTTGCCAGAGTCTCCCCAGTTACATCTCTCGAACGTGGTGACAAGTCAGAGGGACCAAGCCCTGTCCCGGCTTGCTCTTCCTTGGCTCTTGAGCCCCTTGCTGCTTTGACCACTGTATGGGGTTGAGGGAGGCTGAGCAGCCAGTCCCCTCCACCCTGGGCCCAGGTTCATCCTCTTCACCCCCAGCAGCGCCTCTTGGCCGAGTGGAGGCTGCCTGGCAGGTTTTTGCCTCTGGACCCGGTGCTTGAGATTTGTGGGAAGAAGCCAAGTGAGGATTCCCTTTCCTACAAATGGTATGTAGGCTCTCTTCCTCCCCTGCTGGGGGTCCATGCCCTGTGTCAGGGGTGAGGCTGAACCTTGGCTCAGGACAGGCAGAGGATCCCTCAAGAACAGAAGAACCCTACATGGGGAGAAGTTCTAGGGTCACCTCTCCCACCCAGCCACTGCCCTCAGCATCATCCAGCAATGGCTGGGTGGCCCTCAGGGAAGAGCCTCCTCAGCGTTAATCACTCagttctatctgactctttgcaaccccgtggacagtagcctaccaggctcctctgtccatggaattctccaggcaagaatactggagagggttgccatttccttctccaggggaatctttcccaacccagggattgaacctgggtctcctgcattgcaggcagattctttgctgtctgagagCCTCCTTACTGCTTCCTTAACTGGATCCCACAGACCCAGTCTCCACATTGAGGCTCCTGGCAGCCTCCTCAGCCCTGGCCCAAGTGTACATCTTCTTAATGCTCCAGCCTCACATTCTGGTTATGAGCCAGGGAGATACCCTTGGGCCTGCCACTGCCCCACATCCAGTCATTCAGCAGGTCCCGTCCCTCAAATTCACCTCCTAACCTGTCCTCCTCTCTACCCACGCAGCACCTGTCCTAGGTCTCACCTGGATTCCGCTCCTGACTCCTCCTACCCACTGAAGCCAGATTCCGATTCCCACCATTACTCCCAGACTTGGCAGTCAAGCCCTGGACATCAAGTGGACCAGGCTCAGCCCTCCTTGTCTCTGCTCCCCGTCCCAGCTTGTTCCCAGTCCTTTCCTGCTTTGTGCTGAGAAGAAAGGGTGGGTCCTGGTCGGCCCTGGCACCAGACTCTCTGTCCAGGCATCCCCTCATTGGAGCCAGAGGGCAGGGGCTCACTCAGCAATACTGTTGGGGCCAGCGTGGAGAAGCAGGATGCCCTGGGCAGCTGCCATCCCTTTCCAGTAACAAGCTTTTCCTCATTCCAGCCCTTCTCctaggggagggggtgggaagagGTTGGTATCACGTCTGACACGCCCTCCCTTCCATGCCTGAGTAACTGTGGGTGAAGGACCACACGTGTGCCCGTCTAGAGTGGAAGCTGACTTCTGTGTCAGGGTAGAGTCTGTAGTGAGGCTCTGGGCGTGAGGCAGAACCCACTGTCTGGCACTTGGAGTAAGCTGTTCTGCGTGTCACTGTTGTCTCAAAGAGAGAAGACCTCCTTGAGAGGAGCATTAGGGACAGAGTTTTCCGTTTTTAAATTGCTGAAAAACAAAGCATTATCCTGAGGAACGCACAGTACGAGAAAGAACTTGAATAGCTAGGCGCTTGCCTTGGGGAGTAAAGCTCTATCTTCAGACCTTGCTGGCAGCCCCAGGCTGAGGGCCCCAGCAGGTCCGCAGAGCCCCAGGGCACAGACTtcactggggggtggggtggggggagggtgaggAGAGCTTCAGATAAGATTACCCATTTTCAGGTAGCGAGTCCCCTGCCAGCAGGGAGCATACAAGTCAAAATTTGGATCAGGGATTGGCATAAACAACTCATATAAAAGGCTAGATAGAAAATATTAGGGTCTGCTGACCACATACGGCCTCTCCTCTGtagcttatttttcttccttttctcttcaaaCTTCTAAACATGGGAAAAATCATTCTTAGCTCACAGGCCCTCCAAAAACAGGCTGCTGGCTGGATCTGTCCCCCTTGCCAACCCGTGTTCTAGAATTCCAGACTCCTGCCAAGAGAAGGGGTACATGTTTTGGAACTTCTGGCTGGTCTCAACTTTTCCCTGGAGAGGCCTGGTCTTCTAGATCACCCGGAGAGGGAAATCAGTGCTCTCTCACCCCTTTCTTCTTTTAGACATACTGTCAGGATGAGGGGGTTAAACAGCCACTCAGTCTTTGAGCTCCAGTTAGAAGAAAGGGCTGGCTTGTCCAGTTCAGTCCCGATTTCCCATGCCTTCCCTACCTCTCCCCCACATCTGGGGCTGCCCCCACCTCTCAGCCCAGAGGGGATGTCTCCACAGCCGGCTCAGCCACGCCCCAGGGTCAGCTGGGAGTTCAGAGACAGATGCTCCATATGGGGCTGGACAGATAGCTTCTGGGTCCCCCAGGGCCtctccctggggcctggggaagaGGCCCAGGCAGCCAGATGGAGCTAgaagctgggccccacccccagagcagATGACTGGACCACCCAGGTTGCTTTTCTGGAAGAGTCTTGACCTGGCTTCTCTCCAAGCCTTCGCTCTGACCTCCTCACTGGTCCTTGGCCTCTAGGGTCTCCCctgcaaaaagatcttcatctCCCCTGCTCACAGCTCATACCCTCAGGACGAAGTGtctcttcccatcccacccccacatGGCAGTGCCATCTGAGCACCCCACACCTCTGCACCTTCACCTCGCCTCTACTTTGCCTTCTGCCTGGTAAGCTGTTGGGCACTTTCCCTCCTCTGGAGAGCCTTCATAATCACCTCCTCATTACTGCAGCGGTTCCCAAACAGGGGCAACTTGGTCCCCCTCCGCCCTGGGAGGGGGTGATGTTCGGAGACATTTTGGGTTGTCACCCTGGTGGggatagaggccagggatgctgctaaacatcctacaatgcatgGGACAGCCCCTGTAATGCCAAAGAActatctggccccaaatgtctACGGTATTGAGGAAAACCCTGCTCCCAGGCCCAGgtgccctctccctcccccttgtCTGCTTCCACCAGTCCGTCTGCATTTCCATCGCTACGCTGGACAGCTAACTAGGACAGGTGCCCTGTGCGCTCCCTCTATACATGGGCATGGCCTGATTCATCTGGCTCCCAGCACAGGGCTAGAGGTTGAAAGCACTGCCGCTGATTGAAAAACAAGGCATGAATCTGAGCGACTTAAGAGATGACGGAGCTGTGACAGGGTGCCATGGTGTAAGAGGCTGTGCAGCTGTGTGTGGGAAACTGAGACGTCTGTGCGTGACTACGCTTGACTCGGCCTGAGGTCGGAGCAGGAAGGAGCAGCTGGGTAGCAGTTGTTAGCATGTAAGAGTGTTTCGGCATCTGTGAGTGCAAATGCCTTTTCTTCTATGGGTGGTCAAGAACGCAGGCTGGAGCCAGGCTTCCTGGATTTAAATTCCAGCTCTGTTgctagctgtgtgtccttggttAAATTGCTTAACATCTCTGTTTCccagtttcttataaaacaggGATTACTGTGTCTACCTAATGGGATTATTGTAAGTAACAATTAAATTACTATTTCTAATGCATTTGGAACAACACTTGGCACATGGTAAGTGAGCTGTAAGCTGTGAGAGTCTGTGTAAGTGGAGATGAGCGGAGGGGAGAGGGGCCCAGAGCTCTTTGGATCCGGGAGGAGATGCTGCCTGGGGCCTGGGCTGGGAAGCCCATCTTGCCTCCAAGTACTTTCACTCACCAAGCTGGGCTGTCCTGGGCAGACCTCGCCTGCTCTCTAGACCAAGTTCCTCCTTTGGCAAACAAGGAACATTGAGCCAACGGCCTGTCAGGCCCCTTCCAGCCCAAACGGTCTGGTTTCTGAGGGTGCCTCAGACTGCCTGACACTGTCCCCTGGCCAGGAACTCGAGGCTCCTCAATGGCCCTTAGTCACCCCTGTTGGCAGCTCAGCCATGTGGGGAGGCGAGAGGCGGTTCTTTCCACCCAGCGCGGTGGTCAGGATGCCCTTGCTCGTTTGTTTGCTCTCTGTGTGGCTGCGCTCCCCTCTGCCCCAGCagagacaggaggcctggcgtccaTCTGTAGCTCAGCCTCTCACTCCCTGGGTGCCTTCAACCCAGCCTCCAGGCCTCCTTTATGAGCAAGAAGATAACCTTGGCCCCACCCACCATGTGGGGCTTCTGTGGGGAGATAATTTATGAGGAGGTGCTTTGTAAACATTTAAGATAATGTTATGATTAATTAACCACTTCCAGGAGGAAGCCCTCTGGGGCCTGTTTTATGGGGGAGATGGAGCTCCTGGTAATTGACAGCAGCCCTGGCACTTTCACCTCTGCTGGGGCAAGGTCTCCTCTGGTGAGCAGGCCAGCCCGGCCAGCGCAGCAGTTTCCTAAGAGAGGCGCTTCTGCAACGAGTGGCCGGCCTCGTGGCGTGGGCCGTCAGCCGGACACCTCAGCCGCCGCATCTCTGCACAGGCCTGCGATTCCGCCCATCTGTCCCCTGGGGCTGGTTTGCCCTCCAAGGCCTAGCACAGCTGCCAACTCCTTGGCTAAGCCCTTCCTGTCTCTCCCGTCAGCCCTACTCCCAGCATTAGTCATTCTTTTCTGTTCCCATAGCACCGAGGAGCCCTCCACTATTAATACTCTCGCTGTTCCCGAGgagtctcccctccccaccccacccccgccctctgGATGGTTTTGGAGGGCAGGACAGGGCCCAGCTCTGACCGTGTGTCAGGCAGCTTCCTGAGGGCTGGGAGGTCTCTGCTGTGTTCACAGCTCATCCCGCCTCAAGTCTAGAACACTGCCTGGTTCGTCCCTGTGGAATGAAGATGTTGGCAGAAGCACTGTGCCGTCCTAGGATGATGGCTTTGGTGCCTCCTGAAGCGGGACCATTGCCTCTGAGCCCCACTGTCGTCTCTCACTCTGGTGTCATCCTCTCCCCTCTTCACTTGTTAAGTTTATCACATTTGCTCCTGGTTGAGAAAACCTATGGCCAGGCTTATGAGAAGTTGTTTGTAAAGTGCGAGAGTAAATAGGCAGAATGCCCAAGAGCACGCCCCCTGGAAACACCATGCAGGTCTCTCTCCTGGGTCCCCAGAGGTTGGCTGCCCAAGTGACCTTTGGACAGGTGCCCGCAAATGCTCCTCTGAACGTTTACAACTGGGCCTCTGTGCTGCCCATTAGGCTTCCAGATTCCCCGCCCATCTGCTGGTGAAATTCTCACCTTTCACCAGTAGCTGATTAGACGGGCGGCCCCGAGAACTGGAGGTCGTCACTCTGGGTTTGTCCACGCCTGCACCCTCGGAAGTTTGTCCCCACAGCCTCTGCTCCACCACCACCTGCCTCCTTAAGGactccccaacccctgccccagCTTCACCCTCTCCTCCGCCGATTCCTGACAACccctttaaaaatgaagtttttgtattaaaaaagaaaaaattcctagCCCCACAACCCTCTGGCGACcgctcccttcctccttctccaccaGTCCCTGGGAAGGGCCGTCTCTGCTCTTCCCaactcccttctccctcttcagCCCATTGCAGGGGGCTTCTACCCACAGGACTCAGCTCCATCAGCCTTGGCAATGCACGGTCACCATCGGGTCTTCTAAATTCAGCCATACTGGGCTGCTGTGCCCGGGTTAGCCTCTGGAGTCCGACAGCATTCCTTCAGTAGCCACATCCGAGTGCCTGTTCTTACTGATGGGTACTGCTCTAGGGACAGTGGACCCTCGCCCTCAGGCGCTTCCATTCTTTCTCTGGCTCAGGAGGGTCTTGTCTCCCAGCTTAGAGGGGCCcgctctcttcctcctccttcccaggaCCTTCTATCAGTGGGGGTGCTATTCAGGGCTTGaccttcacttctcttttctactAACAGTCTCTCCAGGAGATCCTTGTCTACCACTAGTTGGATACCAGTGACCCAGCTGTTGGCTTTCTTCCCCTGGCTACCCTCCGAAGAAGCAGACCCCCGTGCCCAGGTGTTTGAATGCTGTGTCACCAAACCTCAGTTCCTGCATGTCCCACAGCCCCTACCTTCTCTTTCTCCAGCCCCAATGTCAGTCAAAACTCGAAGCTAGTTTTAAACCCCACTGTCTCATCCTCAGGCTGAACCGATGACCAGCTCCTactcagtgtttgtttttttaaccttcttacaacagctgccttctcactgtTCCCTCGTCTCCAGCCTTACATTCTCAGACCCAGCCCACTGCACCAGACGCCTCAATCATTTccctaaaatgcaaatctgaccCGCTCTGTCCTCTTCAATGGGACCCTATTGTTCTCACCCTGAAGGCCATCCTCCCAGCTCGGCCTCTGCGCTGGTGCCCACAGGCCCATTCTCACTGCGCCCTGCCCTGCCGGGGGCTGGAGATTCTGCATATGAAACTGCCGACCACAAGGGCCCTCTGTGGTCTGCTTCTGGCTCACCTCGTCAGCCTCCCATCTTTCTGCCTCCTCTCATTCTACCCTAGTGACACACAGACTTTCTCTCCTCTGGGCACTTTCTTCCCACCTTTGTGGGCCCCTGCTTACTACAACCCTGTTCTGTTTCTGGAAAACTCGTCTATCCTGCTCCCAGAGCCCTAGTTCTGTCACTCCATGTAACTCCCTGTGTGATCACAGTCAAGTGATCACTCCTGACATAGTGTGACCACTTAACCCAGT is a window of Ovis aries strain OAR_USU_Benz2616 breed Rambouillet chromosome 1, ARS-UI_Ramb_v3.0, whole genome shotgun sequence DNA encoding:
- the SLC2A1 gene encoding solute carrier family 2, facilitated glucose transporter member 1, which encodes MEPTSKKLTGRLMLAVGGAVLGSLQFGYNTGVINAPQKVIEEFYNQTWMQRYGEPIPPATLTTLWSLSVAIFSVGGMIGSFSVGLFVNRFGRRNSMLMMNLLAFVSAVLMGFSKLGKSFEMLILGRFIIGVYCGLTTGFVPMYVGEVSPTELRGALGTLHQLGIVVGILIAQVFGLDSIMGNQELWPLLLSVIFIPALLQCILLPFCPESPRFLLINRNEENRAKSVLKKLRGTADVTRDLQEMKEESRQMMREKKVTILELFRSAAYRQPILIAVVLQLSQQLSGINAVFYYSTSIFEKAGVQQPVYATIGSGIVNTAFTVVSLFVVERAGRRTLHLIGLAGMAGCAVLMTIALALLEQLPWMSYLSIVAIFGFVAFFEVGPGPIPWFIVAELFSQGPRPAAIAVAGFSNWTSNFIVGMCFQYVEQLCGPYVFIIFTVLLVLFFIFTYFKVPETKGRTFDEIASGFRQGGASQSDKTPEELFHPLGADSQV